A window from Candidatus Gorgyraea atricola encodes these proteins:
- a CDS encoding virulence protein RhuM/Fic/DOC family protein, translated as MDKIKNAPRGEIAIYQTGDKEIKIDVALEQDTVWLSQKQMSLLFQKDIRTVNEHILNVFNEKELEKKSVIRKFRITASDGKSYNTNMYSLDVVISVGYRVKSQNGTRFRIWATNVLKRHLIDGYTLNERRLKEKSEKLDALQRSIKLVGSIKTRKELDYKEAVGLLDVISDYSYGLGLLDDYDNKKLKITKTTAEEKFRLDYEGAIKAVEDLKRKFGSSSIFGKEKDRSFKSSIDTIYQTFDNKELYPSVEEKAANLLYFIVKNHSFVDGNKRIAASIFLWFLEKNKILYRGDGSKRLADNALVALTLMMAESNPSERDIILKLAVNLINRDN; from the coding sequence ATGGACAAAATCAAAAACGCCCCAAGGGGCGAGATCGCGATTTACCAGACCGGGGATAAGGAGATTAAGATTGATGTAGCACTAGAGCAGGATACTGTTTGGTTGAGCCAGAAACAGATGTCTTTATTGTTCCAAAAAGACATCAGAACTGTAAACGAGCACATTCTTAACGTATTCAACGAAAAAGAGTTAGAGAAAAAATCAGTTATCCGGAAATTCCGGATAACTGCCAGTGACGGAAAATCTTACAATACAAACATGTATAGTCTGGATGTTGTTATATCAGTTGGCTATCGGGTTAAATCACAAAATGGCACACGTTTTCGCATATGGGCTACAAATGTGCTTAAAAGACATCTGATTGATGGCTACACCCTGAATGAACGCCGACTTAAAGAAAAGAGTGAAAAATTAGACGCCCTACAAAGATCCATAAAGCTCGTAGGCTCTATTAAAACGCGTAAAGAACTTGATTATAAAGAGGCTGTGGGGCTTTTGGATGTCATAAGCGATTATAGCTATGGGCTTGGATTGCTGGATGACTATGACAATAAAAAACTTAAAATAACCAAAACAACCGCTGAGGAGAAATTCAGGCTTGATTATGAGGGTGCTATAAAAGCAGTTGAAGATTTAAAGAGGAAATTCGGCTCTTCTTCCATTTTCGGGAAAGAAAAAGATAGATCCTTCAAGAGTTCGATAGATACGATCTATCAGACATTTGATAACAAAGAGTTATATCCGAGCGTCGAAGAAAAAGCGGCAAATCTTTTATATTTCATTGTAAAGAATCATTCATTTGTCGATGGGAATAAACGCATTGCAGCTTCTATCTTTTTATGGTTTCTGGAGAAAAATAAGATTCTGTACAGGGGCGATGGTTCAAAGCGCTTGGCGGATAATGCATTGGTAGCTCTTACGCTTATGATGGCTGAAAGTAATCCTTCTGAGCGGGATATTATACTGAAACTCGCTGTTAATCTTATTAACAGGGATAATTAG
- a CDS encoding DUF3857 and transglutaminase domain-containing protein translates to MVVLKFMRFVLIIIAFLATFFPIYINISAFAIEPDEEDAYIVLLDESRKEIHEDGSYTSTIHVKYKILKEDALDWLGEKEIDYLSVTEKVEIIKALVIKPNGRKIRAKKIQDVSPYSGYPSYTDLKTKIITMRDMAVDDVLEFKYKIIARHSKMPGQTWGTFYFFDSAPMDVSRFILTAPVATQINIKSENLDIEPVITYSKDGATKTYTWERKDCPKVEQERMMPSVRDFCPYLTYSTIDDWQEIAIWFWDIAKDKMFATPQIAEAARGITASSENKKDKIRALMRYFQDNIRYVSMSFGLNAFEPHPAHEVFENKYGDCKDQAVLLIAMLKSLGIDGYPVLVRYGEKAYPLARVAPSPAQFSHMIVYTNIDGQDLWLDPLEEGIDLGEIPYSLTEERLFIIRPGGGEFIDIPEMPLDKMTYTIKRTFFLESDGSCTGMVESMPNSVNSASLRSTIEDYTAREMDRLKAAMLNRVAAGGKIIDTYITDPKDFSRPFSLMIKFESDSWAPTMGDFMILPSMSPMFENPFDLPEKERDFPVEYYNSSISREIIILNIPKGFHFEYIPKNYEKALPVCKYMLTSQVHNGRLVMISDSHWFPGKIPVKDYALVQDFFIDLQNEARKAIIIKKEEER, encoded by the coding sequence ATGGTAGTTTTAAAATTTATGCGGTTCGTATTAATAATAATTGCATTCCTCGCCACATTCTTCCCGATCTATATCAACATCTCTGCGTTTGCGATCGAACCTGACGAAGAAGATGCCTACATCGTTCTCCTTGACGAAAGTCGTAAGGAAATACACGAGGATGGCTCCTACACATCCACCATTCATGTAAAATACAAGATACTTAAAGAAGACGCCCTGGATTGGCTCGGCGAAAAAGAGATAGATTATCTCTCTGTTACAGAAAAAGTAGAGATAATAAAAGCCCTGGTCATAAAGCCTAATGGCAGGAAGATTCGCGCAAAAAAGATACAGGACGTTTCTCCGTATTCAGGTTACCCATCATATACTGACCTCAAGACAAAGATCATCACCATGCGGGACATGGCAGTGGATGATGTCCTGGAATTTAAATATAAGATCATTGCCAGGCATTCCAAGATGCCAGGCCAGACATGGGGCACTTTTTATTTTTTTGATAGCGCGCCTATGGATGTTTCGCGGTTCATATTGACTGCTCCTGTCGCAACCCAAATAAACATAAAGAGCGAAAATCTTGACATAGAGCCGGTCATCACATATTCAAAGGATGGCGCCACAAAGACATACACATGGGAGAGAAAAGATTGCCCTAAGGTAGAACAGGAACGCATGATGCCGAGCGTGCGCGACTTCTGCCCGTACCTTACCTATTCGACCATCGACGACTGGCAAGAAATAGCCATATGGTTCTGGGATATAGCGAAGGATAAGATGTTTGCCACGCCCCAGATCGCAGAAGCTGCCAGAGGCATAACAGCTTCCTCAGAAAACAAAAAGGATAAGATAAGAGCCCTTATGCGATACTTCCAGGATAATATCCGCTACGTTTCCATGAGTTTTGGCCTCAATGCCTTTGAGCCCCATCCTGCGCACGAAGTCTTTGAAAATAAATACGGCGATTGCAAGGACCAGGCAGTCCTTCTTATTGCCATGTTAAAATCGCTTGGTATAGACGGCTATCCTGTCCTTGTGAGATACGGCGAAAAGGCCTATCCACTGGCGAGAGTAGCACCGTCACCGGCGCAATTTTCACATATGATCGTGTATACCAATATAGACGGCCAGGATCTATGGCTTGACCCGCTTGAAGAAGGCATTGATCTGGGCGAGATCCCGTATTCGCTCACAGAGGAAAGGCTCTTTATTATTAGGCCGGGAGGAGGCGAGTTTATTGATATTCCTGAGATGCCGCTGGACAAAATGACCTATACAATAAAAAGGACATTTTTTCTTGAATCAGATGGCTCGTGCACAGGTATGGTTGAATCCATGCCCAACTCTGTTAACAGCGCTTCACTTAGATCCACCATAGAAGATTACACTGCCAGGGAAATGGATAGGCTGAAAGCTGCCATGCTCAACAGGGTCGCGGCGGGAGGAAAGATAATAGACACCTATATCACGGACCCAAAAGACTTCTCCAGGCCATTCTCCTTAATGATAAAGTTCGAATCAGATTCATGGGCGCCAACCATGGGAGACTTTATGATACTCCCATCGATGAGCCCCATGTTCGAGAATCCATTTGATCTGCCTGAAAAAGAACGCGACTTCCCCGTAGAATATTATAACTCCTCAATTAGCAGGGAAATAATAATATTAAATATCCCAAAGGGCTTTCACTTTGAATATATCCCTAAAAATTATGAAAAGGCCCTGCCGGTATGTAAATACATGCTTACCAGCCAGGTCCACAACGGCCGCCTGGTAATGATCTCGGATAGCCACTGGTTTCCCGGGAAGATCCCTGTCAAAGACTACGCCCTCGTGCAGGATTTCTTCATAGATCTTCAGAACGAGGCGCGCAAGGCGATAATAATAAAGAAGGAGGAGGAGAGATGA
- a CDS encoding response regulator has translation MVVLEGGNGNSIKVLIVDDERLLIDNYMALLGSERYEFSTATDGSEAMDKLRRNHYDMLITDWCHPPGLDGIGLLREAKILNKDIVVILISGYLSDEGINRAKELGCFAYGSKPFHLKKLRTVITKAFAERKRYLR, from the coding sequence ATGGTTGTATTAGAAGGTGGAAACGGAAACAGCATTAAAGTGTTAATCGTAGATGACGAGAGGCTGCTGATAGATAATTATATGGCCCTTCTTGGCAGCGAGAGATACGAGTTTTCAACAGCTACAGATGGCTCGGAAGCCATGGATAAACTCAGAAGAAACCATTATGATATGCTGATTACAGACTGGTGCCATCCTCCGGGGCTAGATGGAATAGGACTCCTGAGAGAAGCAAAGATACTAAACAAGGATATAGTTGTGATCCTCATAAGCGGCTATTTAAGTGATGAAGGCATTAACAGGGCAAAAGAATTAGGGTGTTTCGCCTACGGGTCAAAACCTTTCCATCTAAAAAAACTGAGGACTGTTATCACAAAGGCATTTGCGGAGCGAAAGAGGTATCTTAGATGA
- a CDS encoding phospholipase D-like domain-containing protein encodes MKQLFLKLSLLILLITPASSYAADFHAAQVADISDRKYESAIIELLDGAKESILISMYVMSPTTEPVALLLNDLKEALERGVTVEIYLNTRFKSDNTFKLTKHFKDLERSGAKIYLASPYYLLHDKLVIVDRRFVVEGSTNWSVSALKANHESATIIDSPALAQTKTIRVRNFLLVGMEGEKGDTERIDRPKVKAPLPDTLELPLALLEEKKYFPTMRKWADNRSISACLLLMAESARIGKNEFFLNLEDFAAQLQMPEDWSDTAKRRQVLKTLKRLTSKYDLITATFTHGKDAYIKLTDLPGDTFTSYSSILDPELLAKTSPTAITVLLIDLTGKDYTEKDLTTRFHISIRQYKRGKKELEGVE; translated from the coding sequence ATGAAACAACTATTCCTTAAACTATCACTCCTAATCCTACTAATCACCCCGGCCTCAAGCTATGCCGCTGATTTCCATGCCGCTCAGGTCGCGGATATCTCTGATCGTAAGTACGAATCTGCTATTATCGAGCTATTAGACGGAGCTAAAGAATCTATCCTGATCTCAATGTATGTCATGAGTCCCACGACCGAGCCAGTAGCCTTACTGCTAAATGACCTAAAAGAGGCATTGGAACGCGGAGTTACAGTAGAGATATACCTAAATACCCGCTTTAAGTCAGATAACACCTTTAAATTAACCAAGCATTTCAAAGACCTGGAACGTAGCGGCGCCAAGATATACCTTGCTTCACCTTATTACCTCCTCCACGATAAGCTCGTTATTGTTGATAGAAGATTTGTCGTAGAAGGCAGCACCAATTGGAGCGTATCAGCTTTAAAAGCCAACCACGAATCAGCCACTATCATCGATTCCCCGGCTCTTGCCCAGACTAAAACAATCCGCGTAAGAAACTTCCTTCTCGTAGGCATGGAAGGGGAAAAAGGGGATACTGAGAGAATTGACCGGCCTAAAGTAAAAGCGCCATTACCAGATACGCTCGAACTCCCGTTGGCGCTGCTGGAGGAAAAGAAATATTTCCCTACTATGCGGAAATGGGCCGATAACCGCAGTATAAGCGCATGTCTTCTTCTTATGGCAGAATCAGCCCGCATAGGCAAAAATGAATTCTTTCTTAATTTAGAGGACTTTGCCGCCCAGCTACAGATGCCTGAGGACTGGTCAGACACAGCCAAGCGCAGACAGGTCTTAAAAACCCTAAAGAGACTAACTAGTAAGTATGATCTAATAACCGCCACCTTCACACACGGTAAAGACGCCTATATAAAGCTCACTGATCTCCCAGGAGACACCTTTACCTCTTATTCCAGCATCCTTGATCCAGAGCTCCTTGCCAAAACATCCCCCACAGCAATAACAGTTTTACTAATAGATCTAACTGGAAAGGATTACACAGAAAAAGACCTGACCACCCGCTTCCACATCAGCATCAGGCAATATAAGAGAGGGAAGAAGGAATTGGAGGGGGTAGAGTAG
- a CDS encoding DpnI domain-containing protein, with product MNLSFNRTLASSYKSPSQKIRVLTENWARNNIYCPSCGSPIKNYQNNQPVADFHCINCPEQYELKSKKDDIGLKILNGAYKTMLERLRSSHNPNFFFLSYGLGTLEVLNFLVIPKHFFIPEIIEKRKPLAPHARRAGWVGCNILLQKIPQTGKIFLIKDKKVRPKKTVLEIWQKTLFLREETQPDAKGWILDIMNCIDGLGKKLFSLDEIYSFENDLQLKHPDNKHIKDKIRQQLQLLRDRGYLEFIGRGKYKLI from the coding sequence ATGAACCTATCATTTAATAGAACTCTAGCCAGTTCCTATAAAAGTCCTTCGCAGAAAATCAGAGTCTTGACTGAAAATTGGGCAAGAAACAATATTTATTGCCCATCATGTGGCTCACCTATAAAGAACTACCAAAATAATCAACCTGTAGCCGACTTCCATTGCATTAACTGTCCAGAGCAATACGAGTTAAAGAGCAAAAAGGACGACATAGGCCTTAAAATACTTAATGGCGCATACAAAACAATGCTGGAGCGTTTAAGAAGCAGTCATAACCCGAATTTTTTCTTTCTCAGTTACGGCTTGGGCACATTAGAGGTATTAAATTTCCTAGTCATACCAAAACATTTCTTCATCCCAGAGATTATAGAAAAACGAAAGCCGCTAGCACCACATGCTCGTAGAGCTGGATGGGTCGGCTGCAATATCCTTTTGCAAAAAATCCCCCAAACAGGAAAGATATTCTTAATCAAAGATAAAAAAGTTAGGCCAAAGAAAACAGTGCTTGAAATCTGGCAAAAGACCCTTTTCCTCAGAGAAGAAACCCAGCCCGATGCAAAAGGCTGGATTCTGGATATAATGAATTGCATCGACGGTTTAGGAAAAAAGCTATTCTCACTAGATGAGATTTATTCCTTTGAAAACGACCTACAGCTAAAGCACCCTGATAATAAGCATATAAAAGATAAAATTAGGCAGCAACTCCAGCTCTTGAGAGACAGAGGTTACCTTGAATTCATTGGCAGAGGAAAATATAAGCT